Below is a genomic region from Henckelia pumila isolate YLH828 chromosome 3, ASM3356847v2, whole genome shotgun sequence.
TTGAGATTGATCTAAGATCAAAGATTCCAGGATATGCCACTGCGGAAGTTACCACTCTTGAGTTAATTGACAAGTAAAATTCATGTAATTTGAACAAGTGCGTTTGAGTTCAATTACAGAGTGAAACGACAGTTTTGTAAAACTTCAATTGGGTGTGCGGTTTTCTCTGTGAATTGATCGCACCGCAAATTGGCACGGCTGGGTGCTGTCtgattttattcaattttcTAACTTGCCATCGAGTTGAGTAGATTTGTTGCAATCATCTTATAACTCGCAATTTGTTAATTTCTGATAAGAATATCATTATGATATACAGACACCAAGGTTGTTATATTATTACTATGTAATGTAGGGGAGCAAATACAACGATAGCTTTCGAAATGGGCGAGGGATGAACTAAGAATCAGTTTCAGAccattttctttttcatttcttttcTCCTACTGGACAGTGCCTGATTCTGTTCAGTGTAGGTATATGTAATGGGCTGCATGATTATTTCATAGACCGCATTTTTATAGTTTCTACGAGGGAATGAAGGTATAATACTCTGAAGAATTCTCATGTTTTACCCACCCATTACTGGCTTCTGTTCCTGTATGATTCATGTAATCAATCCGCATGTATGTGGGAAACATTTCGATGCTATCTGGAAGGAAGATGCCTCTCTTGATTGCTCTAGTCTTGaaactgattttttttaaaaatcatttacAGGTGATCGAAAGGACAAAATGACTTTGGAAAAGCTTCGTGCTGAAAGGCAAGCGAAAATAGACGAACTTAAAGAGAAGACAAATTACTACATTACGCAACAACTAATACAGGTAGAGCGGAAAAAACTATCTTCAACTTTATGTTAATATATTTTTGCCTTGTTGAGTAGTCGCCACTACATCGTGCATCTTCCCGTCTCTATTTTTCTGTCTCTTGAACTAGCTAGACATGATAGCTAGATGACATTGATGGGCTAGAAAGAGTTGTCTGATGAAACTTTTCTTCTGTGTTCCGGCTATTATAATTGCATCCATTAGATTCTTATGTGGAATCTTCAGTGCAGAGGTATGACCCTGATCCAGCGGCTAAGGCAGCTGCGGCCACCGTACTGGCATCTAAATTGGGTTTGGATTCTGGTCTGAAAGTACATTTGGAAGACGAGGCTAAGCACAATGCTGTTTCTACTGGAAAAAGCAATGATGTGGAAGTTGCAAGGACTACTGGACTGCGAAATAGGAAGGCATCCCACTCGAAAACCAGTAGTATGGGAAGCGCATCCTCCCTCCATCCTGAAGAGCAAATGACCACGATTGCAGAAATTGAGGGTGCCAACATTTCTGAGCAACACCAGTTGGTTGTGGAGCATTATCCTCAAACAGGTTCGAACACAAATGATGGAGGCTGGATTGCTCGATTAGCTGCATTGCTTGTGGGGGAGGATCCAACACAATCTTACGCACTAATTTGTGGAAACTGTCGTATGCACAATGGTAAGGAGATTTCTCCAGATCAAACATCGGTTAAATAATGCTCATGTGGTTGCGAggattcatattatttttatcaacATTTGCAGGGCTTGCAAGGAAGGAAGATTTTCCATACATAACTTACTACTGCCCTCATTGCCATGCTTTAAATGGGCCGAAACAACCTTCTGAACGAACATCGCGTTCGAGTTCCCCTACTATCACAGCCTTGGCTCCTGTCAATGATGCAGAAGTCATTCGAGCTGTAGATGACttgagtcctgatacaatttcATCGCCCACGAGTGATGTGGCTGCTTCTACTGTTGTTACCGCTTCAGTTGATACAGCTGAGATCCCCGAAAGTTGAAATTCCTGTTCTTTCGAGACCGAGCATATCGTGTGGTTGTGTATTGCAAAATCAGGTGTGATTTACTACACAAACGTTGACCTTTTCTTTTCTGTGACATTATTACGAACGTTTTGATATGAGATCGAGAACATGAAATTTTTGTTGTAAAAATTTGTCATATGATTGAGAGCATGTTGTTTGGCTGTTTCTTAACATCTTCAAGAAAATACTCGAGCGAAGTTATCATACGTGAATTGGCAGTTTCACCaattttatgattattattttttaaaatttttgttttgatgtGGCAGAAGTAGACAAAGATTTTTTCACCAATTTTGATGCTACAAAATTTGAAACTTTACTTGAAAATAAAATGGCCGCAGAATCCAGAGAACAGGCTTATCAGTTATCATCAAGTCTTGCAGGAACCACATATCTAATCGGGGAAAGACAAATGACATTCATTTACATAACATGCAACTGACCCCATAAAATAGAATCTAGCGATGCActcttaaaatttatttattcattataAAAGATTTATGTATTCAAAGGTAAAGAGTAGACACAGACCATGTGTAAATTCTGGAGTTAAATATACCCGGTGTACCCAAAATTTTCGATCAGAAGGAACGAATCCAATAGAtttaagaaattaatataacaCAAAATGTACCACAAATGtcatatattaaatttaaatatttttataataccACTCTCTGAAATTTCATGCtttgaaaatattgaataaTATATTCATTATCAACTGGTGAATCACATCTTACTCAATACACGGTACCaaacaattattttaaataaaatctcCCAACCGAGTACGAAATAATGTTTTGAAGATTTTTATTACTAAAAAAAAACTCTCTACAGTTAAAATAGACAATAACAAtactaatttaaaaaataagtgtATCTAATGAAATAATTGATGTTTCTTCGATTGAATGATCATTTAAAAATCTCGCCAATTTCTGCATTCATAAAGAATTGATTGCTACTTAACATGTCAAAAGTAAAGTTATGAAATTGGTGTGCGCTCAAAATGCATGaactttattaaaaaaaaatcagatgatAAAACTGAGCAATTTGAAGTATTTTTCTTATCATAAGCAAAAAAATGAATTAGATGGATCAAAATATGTATACATAACAACAAATTTGTGTTCACCTCGTTAAATCGATTGTTTAACTCTTGAAGTTGCATATTTATCACTTCATAAAACCTTTCAACGCGATAATAGTGAAGATTTTTCCTTATTTCAGTACTTCGTCGTGATCTCCAAATCTGTCTTTCTTGTTATTTATTCAAAGTTGATCATGTATGGTAGTTAAAATAGAAGTGAATATTTTGTTATTGAGGGGGAGGTTGCACAATTAACTCGTAGTTATACATGGTGTATATATACTTTATAACTCGTAGTTTGCCGGATTTAATATGCCAAAAAAAGGTtgaattataaaattaataagcGATTGCATTTAGTGAAGTACTCATTTGGAAGTAAGAGAATGATTTGAtagataaatttttattaagTCCATTATATAGATTTTATTGTCGCTTTGTCAAAATTTAGAGTTAAGTGATTGATGTAACTTAAATCTTTTTAATCATGTAACGATTCAAGTTACCTCTCGGTCACTTtattatatgatattatattaattaataaacaaattaaatttcTTTCCAACACATTATATGACATTAGGCTCTTACATATATCCTAATCTTACTTAGCCAGTGGAGACATTGATTTAGAAACGAGATTTCACTGTTCTAATTATATCAAGAAAAATGGAACTCaagtaacaaaaaaaaaaatcataaaaacctATTTTAGTAAATATGTACTCATCTTATAAAACTATCACGTcctaataaattatattttttcttcaTCTATATTTTTGAATTACAAAATAATCATATctccataaaataaaaaaaattgttattataaattttttttacagtttttaattttaatataaacatGGAAAGAGTTATGTAGACGTAAATATGATGTTTCTTTGGGGGATCTGCCGTTTAATGCTGGGTGGGCATGTTTTCATCTTAGGGAATTCATCCATGCAAATGATTCTTTGATGTCCTCGGAGCCTAAGTTGAATTCTCAGACTCAGTTAAGGTGGGTAAAGCTTAGATTCGGACATTGTTGATTGGGTGTCGATGCGGGgtttaattatatatagattGGGAAGTTACTCGGTCGGAGCTATCATTCGTGATCACTTGGGGAATATTATCGTTGCTTTGGCTGCTAGAATTCGATATCCTGGTTCAGTTTTTGGGGGTGAGCTTGTGGCGATTCTCAAAGGGTTTTGGTTGTGTTAGCAAAGGTTGATTAATCAGGTTTGTGTGTTTTCAGACTCATTGGTTGCGGTCCAAGCAGTGACTGGACTAACGGAGTGCATCGAATCTGAAAGTgctttaggtagtgtttgcaacctctaaaaataagtgattatgtagattttcttaacaaatttgtgaaaaaaatcttcataatcacttatttttagaggttgcaaacactaccttaatctTCTAAATCAGAAATCTATTGCTGGAAGATGCTTTTGATGGAATTTGGCATGTAAGGAGGCAATCTATTTCTATAGCTCATAAGCTAGCTTTGTTCGGTTTTTCTGTTTCTCATGATGTAACATCATGAGATGTTGTATTTGGTTTCCCTTCTTGGTTACAAGAAGGAGTTCGTTTAGACTTAATGGATTGAAGGttttttctctcaatttttttataaatataatcaataaatttttataaaaaaattatttaaaataaaatataatatagtgCGATGCCCATGCGTAGAGACAGGCACTAGTTGGTATAGTAACTCCCTTAGGTAGACAAAGCGGCCGATAAAAATGGCCGGTTGATGGATCCTCAGGCGGAACGTGACATGTGAAATCGAGTAAATGGAACAAAAATATAGGACAAATTGCAATTATCACCGTTATCACCTCTGAAAatattcattttaaaaaaaacataaaagctCTCTGATGGTTTATAACCCAATATAAGTAAATCAACCCATTACCATAGCCCACCAAGATTAATAGTCAAGTCCATGTAAGACCTAAGCCCAAACAAAAGGGCTAATTGATTTCAAGCTCATCAAGAAGTCTATAAATAGTATTCCTCATTTTCACTAGCTTTGTTCTATGTGGTTTTGGGTTGACCTGTCTTAAGCGACCTGCACTCTCCGGCGCCTTTGACACTCGATTCGTGATGCAGGTGACGATCCATTATTGAGCGTTTGTGGGAGCGACATCTACAGACCGGTGACGATCCACTATCGAGGGTTCAGTGAAGATATGTTAAATCTTAGAGCACAAGAAATCCTAATACCACACGGAGATCCCAAACTACATACCCTCAACAATGAACAAGCAACAATTTAAATATAAGAACAAGTGCAGAAAACCAAGAAAAACTTAAGGGATTTACTTGGTTCGGATTATAAAGCAATCCTGCATCAAAGGTTCTGAGATTCTACCCATATGAATTCACTAATAATCAACGTAAATCAGTTCAATACAATCCTCTCATCGGGTTTAACCATAAGCTAAAATAGAAACCTATGGCTAATACAAACAAGAATCAACAGGGACTAGATCTCCGATGTTCCAGCTCAAAACAAATGCCCTTCGATCTTCAATCTTCTATCCAGAAAAATGTCGGCCTTCGATGTTCTTAGAGGATATGAACAAATAATGAAGATAAGTCGAACAATAGCTCAGAGTTCTTGATTTGTTATCTCGCTCATTCCCTGATCAAGTTCTTCTTAAACTAACTCAGTTAATTAACTGCATTAACTAACCAAGTTAATCTTAGCCATTGGATTACACCTTGACTCCCTTTGACTAATCTGAGTCATTGATATCAACTAATGCCCAAGTCAATATTAATATCCACACGATCCACTATTGAAGGTTCACAAGAACGATGTCTATAGACCCGGAACTGACAATTGCACACTCTGAAGTCTGAATTCCTTAATTCCTGCAATTATTTCATTTGGCTACATCACTccttatatctatatatatatatatataagtctCACAtatcattgtgaatttacatatTCAccaatttatattaataatttgcACACATTCTTTCTTAGTTTTCGAGGTTATATACGTAATTGCCTCATGGCCCTTAGCTGCCTTACTAATGTCGGCCGCCTATTTCCTATGTCTACATTGTTGGAATTCCAATAACTCTAATGCCTTAATAAAGCTTCGGTCAATTCATTTCCaagttttttttgaatttttttatgtcattttataGTTTTATTCAAGGACATTTAATTTGTGATTATTTACTTATTTTAGGTaaaattaattgtttatatttcattaatgtcctaaaattaaatttttatttttatccacaatttatttcatttaatggtTAATTTTGTGTCATTTCCAACATTTTTTTGAGGTTTTTCTACATCATTTTATAGTTTTATTCGATGAGTATTTAATTTATgactatttatatattttaagtaaaattaatttataatatttaattcatgtcctaaaattaatttttatttatatcctcaatttatttaatttaatggttaatttttttgaaattttcaaggttttttgatgattttttttttgtcatttgtAGCTTTATTCAGTGAGTATTTAATTTgtgtctatttatttattttaggtaaaaatcaattcctaattatttatctatatcctaaaattaaagtttttttaattgaaaactatattaaaatttttgctCTACATCAAATaactttattaattatttttgctCTACATCAaagaaatttattaattttgtgaaattacTTTCAACATTTATTTTCAACGTTATTTTTAGTCTCCattcttataaattttttaacataatattttaatattaaacttttaaaaaaacaacaaattaAATCGAGTCGTTAATTTTAATCATCTGATTCAAGACAAGTAGaatcatatcataatcataaatcGATATTTTAGTCCATTTATATAGGAAAGCTATCTCCTCttttattcaattaattcttttattttttggaatttaGTAATTTAACTAAAAGTTTTTGTATTCCAGTTTTTAGGAAGGATATTTtatctaaattaaatttttttttattaatttggtGAAATTACTTTGAACATTTATCTTCAATGCTATGTTTTTAGTCTTCATTCTTCTAAATTTgttaacataatattttgattattaaacttttaaaaaaacaataaattaaaacgaatcattaattttaattatctgATTCAGGACAACTAGaatcatatcataatcataaatcGATATTGTATTCAACTTATATAGCAAAGGTATTCTCCTCTTTTATTCAATCAATTCgtttatttttttggaattaGGTAATTTAACTAATATTTCTTGAATTCTAGTTTTTATGAAAGATAACTATAAAACTAATAGTGATGCCTaactaatattttcaaacattttagggaccaaaaatattttagtgaTGAACTAAAAGTGTATTAATCAAcaacatttatatttttttttatcgaaggtaaacaaatatatgattataaGTACGTTTCGTGTTGATATTTGAACGATAGTATAATACTtacttataataatataatctctctctctctctctatatatatatatatataactcacaatctatctatatctatatgtatatctatataaaagtaacactttatttattaatttacagctttttgttttcatttaataattagttttgtcatttttaaggtttttgAGGTTTTTTTATTCATTATATAGTTTTGTTCAATGAGTATTTAATTTGTgtctatatatttattataggtaaaattaattactaatatttaattcatgttctaaacgaaaattttattaattgaaagctATCTTTTTTCTTTGTCTATAaatctaaaaaatttattaattttttaacttaCTTTCAAGTTTTATCTTCATCGCTATGTTTTTagtcttttaaaatttttaacataatttagtattaaaattttagaaaacaaaaaattcaatcGAGTTGTTAAATTTATCGTCTTATtgaagataaataaaatatatcataaatcgacattttatttcatttattatatataagaaATGTATTTCCCTCTTTTATTCAATAAAttcattttcttttaatttggTAATCTAACAAAAAATTTTGGTATTCCGATCCATTTTTTAAGAAGGACTATAAAACTAATGGTGATGATTAACAATGTaatcttttcaaaaattttagggattaaaaatattatagtgTTGAACTAAAAGTGtaatcatattgatattttttttttccaagttaaaaaaaatataattataactaacTTTCATGTTGATGTTTGAACTATACATTATAATATAATCTTTATCTATATAAAAGTGGTCATTTAGCTATGAATTTAcagtttttttcttattttatttcatttactgattatttttttgtcattttcaaggttatttttatgtcattttGTAGCTTTTTTTCAATGAGTATTAAATTTTttcctatttatttattttatatgaattacttgttaatatttaattcattttctaaatttaaagttttattaattgaaagctatttaatctaaaaatatatattattttgtgaACTTACTTTCAATATTTATCTGCATCGCTATGTTTTGGTCTTCTAAATtttttaacataatattttgGTTATTATACTTTCacgaaaaaatataaattgaatTATTAACTTAGTCATCTGGTTCGAGACAAGTACAATCACATCATAAATAATCGAGACTACATTTCACATATCTATGAAATATATGCTCCTATTTGATTCAATCAATTCGTCTATTTTTTGAATTTAGTAATCTAACTAAAATTTTTGATATTCCAGATTTTAGGAATAATGATTATAAAACTAATGATGATAACTATGTAATCTAACTATGATAGTttactgaaaaaaaatatattacaagatttttaaaaaagttttagATACACTTTATCCATAGAATATCAAATTTTCACTAACATGCTCAATTTTAGGGTTTGGccacaaaatttttaaagtttGTTTTTTGTacgttaaattttattttcagctATTTAGAATTAATTGTTGTGGTGACACTGAAAAATTCTTATTTTGCATCGAAAAATGCTGACATTGGCATAGTAATGATGATGCGACATCAAAATTGCTGACTTGTCAGATGTCACGTCAGCAATTGGACTAAAAATAgtcaaaattaaaagttactatgtcaaaactaaaatctgacaaatcaattgaataaaaatcaaaatttgatgAGTTAATGgactaaaaaaatattgttttaccttataaatcaatagaagtaaaattattatttaacaaaaattattttttctgaAGTGCAATAATTATTAATACCGAGTAAAACAACCGAAACATGATGTTTGAGATAAAACACAGTTTAAGATATTGGATTAGTATTGTTACCAATGactataatttttgaaaaagcaATAAGCATTCGGCCATACAATATGTATCAAAGTGAAAGTCATGACTTGGATTGACATTGATTGCAAGCATAATTATCGGAAAAAAGATTGTTGGGTACAATAATTATATCTTGCTATGTAGAACAATCCAAATGTAGTGTTTGAACTGTTGCAcagattaaaatatttgaattacataattatatatgaTCATCTATAGCTTTTAGTAAAATGCAAAACGTCCAGTCCTACGGTTTATAACAAAAAtcaatgtatttttttatgtttctcgacaaatatataaaatatgttaTTGGTTTAAAGTCattagttaaaaaaataaattaaatccaaTTATAAAACATAAAAGCATCGATTAGATGCAACAAATTGATCGCAAAAGAGAAAAGTTAAAGACGTAATGTTCTCACTTCAATTACTAATTAGAGATCAAATCATTATAACCGAAGTTTGAAATTGATAGTAAAATATATAAtgcttaattaaaaaatataaacaatttaAGATATTATACGATAAATTCAGTCTCAACTAATAAAATTATTGTCGCGTGCAACGCACGTGCAATTTTCTAGTTAAATTAAAAGTCGTTTGCAACTATGtgtttataaaaattttcatgcCCGAACTTTCTAAAAACACGGGACTTTAAAAGatcgttaattttttttaaaacaaaaagataattaatttcatataaaaaaataagtgaTTTTTTGGGTTTTCATAGCATCGCGGAAGTCTATTTGCCTCAGAAAATGCATATTCAAGAAAAATCAAGGAATATTACGTTAAATGGAAAACAAATTTCACTGGTGAAAAATAGTAGCTCCCTAGGTACTGTAAAAACAACGTTGAGGCATAATTGTTTTTGCGCCAACAAGGCAGCGAGTTTAATGTATATTCAcacaaattttttattgaaaCTATACACATTTTATGTATGTTACGATGAACTAACTTTTCAAAGTTTGTTTTGATTATGTTGGTTCAATTTTTGACATGACAACAAAAAATTAAGCGAGTGAAAATCATT
It encodes:
- the LOC140887110 gene encoding uncharacterized protein At2g24330, which encodes MAGESKNEVGEAVTSKDNESKPKKEKKGVLSRLWGALFRAHGDDFEKRLQHISKEEAAVLGRITRRSQSWRRVARQLIAFSVLFEVVAVVYAIMTTRSLHMNWKMRALRVLPMFLLPALSSLTYSALGTFTRMRDRKDKMTLEKLRAERQAKIDELKEKTNYYITQQLIQRYDPDPAAKAAAATVLASKLGLDSGLKVHLEDEAKHNAVSTGKSNDVEVARTTGLRNRKASHSKTSSMGSASSLHPEEQMTTIAEIEGANISEQHQLVVEHYPQTGSNTNDGGWIARLAALLVGEDPTQSYALICGNCRMHNGLARKEDFPYITYYCPHCHALNGPKQPSERTSRSSSPTITALAPVNDAEVIRAVDDLSPDTISSPTSDVAASTVVTASVDTAEIPES